A genomic region of Cyprinus carpio isolate SPL01 chromosome B13, ASM1834038v1, whole genome shotgun sequence contains the following coding sequences:
- the cfl1l gene encoding non-muscle cofilin 1-like, whose translation MASGVAISDDVIDHYNSIRVRQAGTEAGQRLKLVVMCLSKDQKSIIVDSENCLKVKDVGNSDVLKKILSKLPTNECRYALYDCSYVSRESVKEDLVFILSAPETASLKSKMVYASSKAALKAKLPGLKFEWQINEPTDRDASSLVEKLGGKDMVKSLEGNPV comes from the exons ATG GCCTCAGGTGTAGCCATCAGTGATGATGTCATAGATCACTATAACTCAATCCGGGTGCGCCAAGCGGGAACTGAGGCGGGGCAAAGGCTTAAACTTGTGGTCATGTGTTTAAGCAAAGACCAAAAGAGCATCATAGTGGACTCTGAAAACTGCCTGAAAGTCAAAGATGTGGGTAACTCAGATGTCTTAAAGAAGATCCTCAGTAAGCTTCCTACCAACGAGTGCCGCTATGCCCTGTACGACTGCTCTTATGTGAGCAGGGAGAGCGTGAAGGAGGACCTAGTCTTCATCTTATC TGCCCCTGAAACCGCCTCCTTAAAGAGCAAAATGGTCTATGCAAGCTCAAAGGCTGCTCTTAAGGCCAAATTGCCAG GTTTGAAATTTGAGTGGCAAATTAATGAACCTACAGACAGAGATGCATCAAGCCTTGTGGAGAAACTTGGTGGAAAGGACATGGTAAAGTCTTTGGAGGGGAACCCTGTGTAA